One window of the Janthinobacterium sp. PAMC25594 genome contains the following:
- a CDS encoding triacylglycerol lipase: protein MIARILKWLMLLQVLAVLGFAYLAMHAWGVASPVMAVLLALAMLLAVRALIVARNFWQSRSFGSPVPQEYQLGVRGAARLFLGELRATLWTSSWGMLRPRLHAADCITPGQGLPVLLVHGYVCNGGYWTKLSRQLAQAGIVHKAIDLEPIDANIDGYVTQVEQALQVLCTLTGKSQAIIVAHSMGGLVARAWLRHYGAARVARIITIGTPHHGTALANLAAGTNARQMSRIGGAPSGWLAQLAASEAPETRALITSIYSHHDNIVAPQTSAHLPGARNLAFGAIGHVALASDARVLRQLLAEITIKYEVAQSPSGLHFS from the coding sequence ATGATCGCGCGCATCCTCAAGTGGCTGATGCTGCTGCAAGTGCTGGCCGTGCTGGGTTTTGCCTACCTGGCCATGCATGCGTGGGGCGTCGCGTCGCCCGTCATGGCCGTGCTGCTGGCGCTGGCCATGCTGCTGGCCGTGCGCGCGCTGATCGTGGCGCGCAATTTCTGGCAGAGCCGGAGTTTTGGCAGCCCCGTGCCACAGGAATATCAGCTCGGTGTCCGGGGCGCCGCGCGCCTGTTCCTGGGCGAGTTGCGCGCCACCCTGTGGACGTCGTCGTGGGGCATGCTGCGGCCGCGCCTGCATGCGGCCGACTGCATCACGCCTGGCCAGGGCCTGCCGGTGCTGCTGGTGCACGGCTATGTGTGCAACGGCGGTTATTGGACAAAGCTGAGCCGGCAGCTGGCGCAGGCGGGCATCGTGCACAAGGCGATCGACCTGGAGCCGATCGATGCCAACATCGATGGCTACGTGACGCAAGTGGAGCAGGCGCTGCAGGTGTTGTGCACGCTCACGGGCAAGTCGCAAGCCATCATCGTCGCGCACAGCATGGGCGGCCTGGTGGCGCGCGCCTGGCTGCGCCATTACGGCGCAGCCCGCGTGGCGCGCATCATCACCATCGGCACGCCGCACCACGGCACGGCGTTGGCCAACTTGGCGGCGGGCACGAATGCGCGCCAGATGAGCCGTATCGGTGGCGCGCCCAGCGGCTGGCTGGCGCAACTGGCCGCCAGCGAGGCACCTGAAACGCGCGCCCTGATCACCTCGATCTATTCGCACCACGATAATATTGTCGCGCCGCAAACTTCCGCGCACTTGCCCGGCGCGCGCAATCTGGCCTTTGGCGCCATCGGCCACGTGGCGCTGGCCAGCGATGCGCGCGTGCTGCGCCAGCTGCTGGCGGAAATCACTATCAAGTACGAAGTCGCCCAGTCCCCGTCTGGCCTCCATTTTTCCTGA
- a CDS encoding GMC family oxidoreductase → MSTSPIPDPIAIGVAAGWNVTDASTLAADRSFEADVVVIGSGAGGGVTAEILALAGLKVLIVEEGGLKSSKDFKMREAQAYPALYQESAARKTRDKAINILQGRTVGGSTTVNWTSSFRTPPGTLEYWRQHFGLSGYSVDAMAPWFAMMEKRLHVSDWAAPPNENNDLLRRGATALGIPTAAIRRNVNGCWNLGYCGMGCPTNAKQSMLVTTIPSALALGAGLLVHARAERFLFKGERIDSLQVTALDAAWQVPTGVRLTLRAKHFVLAGGAINSPALLLRSQAPDPHGLLGQRTFLHPTVISAGLFPQRVDAYAGAPQTIYSDHFLHTAPIDGPIGYKLEAPPLHPLLMATTMGGFGDEHARTMREFPHAHGLLALLRDGFHHEAAGGSVSIDSFGAPVLDYPLTPFIWDGVRRALLSMAEIQFAAGAKSVYPVHELASHYTSWAQAKQAINGLPMKALLARVVSAHVMGGCAMSDDARLGVTGADGRYHGVRNLSVHDGSLFPTSIGANPQLTIYALAARLASGLAQAVTGKPAPVPMPASATA, encoded by the coding sequence ATGAGCACATCCCCTATACCCGATCCCATCGCCATCGGCGTGGCCGCCGGCTGGAACGTCACCGACGCCAGCACCCTGGCCGCCGACCGCAGCTTCGAGGCGGACGTCGTCGTCATCGGCAGCGGCGCCGGCGGCGGCGTGACGGCGGAAATCCTCGCGCTGGCCGGCCTGAAAGTCTTGATCGTCGAGGAGGGCGGCCTGAAGTCCTCGAAAGACTTCAAGATGCGCGAAGCGCAGGCCTATCCCGCGCTGTACCAGGAATCGGCCGCGCGCAAGACGCGCGACAAGGCCATCAACATCCTGCAGGGGCGCACCGTCGGCGGCTCGACCACCGTCAACTGGACCTCGAGCTTTCGCACGCCGCCCGGCACCCTGGAATACTGGCGCCAGCATTTTGGTTTGTCCGGCTATTCCGTGGACGCCATGGCGCCGTGGTTCGCCATGATGGAAAAACGCCTGCACGTGAGCGACTGGGCCGCGCCGCCCAACGAAAACAACGATTTATTGCGCCGTGGCGCCACGGCGCTGGGCATCCCCACCGCCGCCATCCGGCGCAATGTGAACGGCTGCTGGAACCTCGGTTACTGCGGCATGGGTTGCCCGACCAACGCCAAGCAGTCGATGCTGGTGACGACGATCCCCTCGGCGCTGGCGCTGGGTGCGGGGTTGCTCGTGCATGCGCGCGCCGAGCGTTTCCTCTTCAAGGGCGAGCGCATCGACAGCCTGCAGGTGACGGCGCTGGACGCCGCCTGGCAAGTACCCACAGGCGTGCGCCTCACCTTGCGCGCCAAACACTTTGTGCTGGCCGGCGGCGCCATCAACTCGCCGGCGCTGCTGCTGCGCTCGCAGGCGCCCGACCCGCATGGCTTGCTGGGCCAGCGCACCTTTTTGCACCCGACGGTGATCTCGGCCGGTCTGTTCCCCCAGCGCGTCGATGCCTATGCGGGCGCGCCGCAGACGATTTATTCCGACCATTTCCTGCACACGGCGCCCATCGATGGTCCCATCGGCTACAAGCTTGAGGCGCCGCCTTTGCACCCGCTGCTGATGGCCACCACCATGGGCGGCTTCGGCGACGAACATGCGCGCACCATGCGCGAATTCCCCCATGCGCACGGTTTGCTGGCGCTGCTGCGCGACGGCTTTCACCATGAGGCGGCGGGCGGCAGCGTGTCCATCGACAGTTTCGGCGCGCCCGTGCTCGACTATCCGCTCACGCCCTTCATCTGGGATGGCGTGCGGCGCGCGCTGCTGTCGATGGCGGAAATCCAGTTCGCCGCCGGCGCGAAGAGCGTGTATCCCGTACACGAGCTGGCCAGCCACTATACGAGCTGGGCGCAGGCGAAGCAGGCCATCAACGGCTTGCCGATGAAGGCGCTGCTGGCGCGGGTGGTCTCGGCCCACGTGATGGGCGGCTGTGCCATGTCGGACGATGCGCGCCTGGGCGTGACGGGGGCCGACGGCCGCTACCACGGCGTGCGCAACCTGTCGGTGCACGACGGCTCGCTGTTTCCCACCTCGATCGGCGCCAATCCGCAATTGACGATCTATGCGCTGGCCGCGCGCCTGGCCAGCGGCCTGGCGCAAGCGGTGACGGGCAAGCCTGCGCCCGTTCCCATGCCTGCCTCGGCCACGGCATGA
- a CDS encoding LysR substrate-binding domain-containing protein: MIETRLLRQFIAVAEELNFRRAAERLHMAQPPLSQAILRLEDLLGYPVFERTNRKVSLTPAGDAFLATARQVLASLEEGVAATRRVAQGIEGHLRLSFIHFTPYAHVLHALRAFRAASPAVQFTLREASTQQQVEWLEKGEVDIALLRAPGRSTPGLRFERLSGEDIVIALPFNHRCAGQARVDLLDLADDDFVASPRDLGQGFHDQLASLCLHAGFVPRVAQQARRLQTVLGLVAAGFGVALLPASLAACAPAGVVMLPLHSDAPEALRQLDLYMAWDPQRTSPVRERLLAQLRLSATQ, encoded by the coding sequence ATGATCGAGACGCGGCTGCTGCGCCAGTTCATCGCCGTCGCCGAGGAGCTGAATTTCCGGCGCGCGGCCGAACGGCTGCACATGGCGCAGCCGCCCCTGTCGCAGGCGATCCTGCGGCTGGAAGACTTGCTCGGCTACCCCGTATTCGAGCGCACCAACCGCAAGGTCAGCCTGACGCCGGCAGGGGATGCTTTCCTGGCCACGGCGCGCCAGGTGCTGGCCAGCCTGGAAGAGGGCGTGGCGGCCACGCGCCGCGTGGCGCAGGGCATCGAGGGGCACTTGCGCCTGAGTTTCATCCACTTCACGCCGTATGCCCACGTATTGCATGCCTTGCGCGCCTTCCGCGCCGCCTCGCCCGCCGTGCAATTTACCTTGCGCGAAGCGTCGACGCAGCAGCAGGTCGAGTGGCTGGAAAAAGGCGAGGTCGATATCGCCCTGCTGCGCGCGCCGGGCCGCAGCACGCCGGGCTTGCGCTTCGAGCGCCTGTCCGGCGAAGACATCGTGATCGCGCTGCCGTTCAACCACCGCTGCGCGGGCCAGGCGCGGGTGGACCTGCTTGACCTGGCCGATGACGATTTCGTCGCCTCGCCGCGCGACCTGGGCCAGGGTTTCCACGACCAGCTGGCCAGCCTGTGCCTGCATGCGGGCTTCGTGCCGCGCGTGGCGCAGCAGGCGCGCCGCTTGCAAACGGTGCTGGGCCTGGTGGCGGCCGGTTTCGGCGTGGCCCTGCTGCCGGCCAGCCTCGCCGCCTGCGCGCCAGCGGGCGTGGTCATGCTGCCGCTGCACAGCGATGCGCCCGAGGCGCTGCGCCAGCTCGACCTGTACATGGCGTGGGATCCGCAGCGCACGTCCCCCGTGCGCGAGCGGCTGCTGGCGCAACTGCGGCTGTCCGCCACTCAATGA
- a CDS encoding inositol monophosphatase family protein, with the protein MLNTAIKAARRGAAVINRASFDLDRVVVTEKQHNDFVTDVDQAAEQAIIEVLSKAYPDHAFLAEESGASANSHDENEYQWIIDPIDGTTNFIHGFPQYCISIALAHRGVVTQAVIYDPVRNDLFTATKGAGAYLNEKRIRVTKLDRISNALLGTGYVAGSARALDEYLKMYAIMGERSQGVRRAGSAALDLAYVACGRLDGFYEKGLKPWDIAAGALMITESGGIVGEFSGESDYLYKGDVIAASPKIFGQMITLLTPFA; encoded by the coding sequence ATGCTCAACACGGCGATCAAAGCCGCCCGCCGCGGCGCCGCCGTCATCAATCGCGCCTCTTTTGACCTCGACCGCGTCGTCGTCACGGAAAAACAACATAACGATTTCGTCACCGACGTCGACCAGGCGGCCGAACAAGCCATCATCGAGGTGCTGTCCAAAGCCTACCCGGACCACGCGTTCCTGGCTGAGGAATCGGGAGCTTCCGCCAACTCGCACGACGAGAATGAATATCAGTGGATCATCGACCCGATCGATGGCACCACCAACTTTATCCACGGCTTCCCGCAGTACTGCATCTCGATCGCGCTCGCGCATCGCGGCGTCGTCACGCAAGCCGTCATCTACGATCCGGTACGCAACGACCTGTTCACGGCCACCAAGGGCGCCGGCGCCTACCTGAACGAAAAACGCATCCGCGTCACCAAGCTGGACCGCATCTCGAACGCCCTGCTGGGCACCGGCTACGTGGCCGGCAGCGCCCGCGCGCTGGACGAATACCTGAAGATGTACGCGATCATGGGTGAACGCAGCCAGGGCGTGCGTCGCGCCGGCTCGGCCGCGCTGGACCTGGCCTACGTCGCTTGCGGCCGCCTGGACGGCTTCTACGAAAAAGGCCTGAAGCCCTGGGATATCGCCGCCGGCGCCCTGATGATCACGGAATCGGGCGGCATCGTCGGTGAATTTTCCGGCGAATCGGACTACCTGTACAAGGGCGACGTCATCGCCGCCAGCCCGAAGATCTTTGGCCAGATGATCACCCTGCTGACGCCTTTCGCCTGA
- a CDS encoding MFS transporter: MSIVSSRSRALPPSIYWLSLCSFAFGLCEFIAAGLLTPMARDLHASVAATGGAIAAYALGAAIGAPVLTALLARRPTRQILVATMLVLAAGSVAMAGSPALGALLCVRFVVGLAHGVFMAVASHAATSLVDPSRAGRALSIVWLGLTLALAGGVPLGTWLGAVASWRWVFTAIGVLALCGGAGLRCAMPAARQPAAATPALASLRAILQPPLLLAAGVAALVSVATFSFFTYVSPFLLQVGGLDAGWLSAAMLCFGACAIGGNLLGGWCADRPSALRATVLALAALALNLLGFYVLRAHRFAMLALCGTLGMLFFALVTLSTMRLLRLAQRHCPGSDAVAAGLNIAAFNAGTAAGGALGGVLIVAFGLPGIAIGGALAALLAMLLLCFQSRKLDAPL, translated from the coding sequence ATGTCCATCGTTTCATCGCGCAGCCGTGCGCTGCCTCCCTCTATTTATTGGCTGTCGCTGTGCAGCTTTGCCTTCGGCCTGTGCGAATTCATCGCCGCCGGCCTCTTGACTCCCATGGCGCGCGACTTGCACGCCAGCGTGGCGGCGACCGGCGGCGCCATCGCCGCGTATGCGCTGGGGGCGGCCATCGGCGCGCCCGTGCTGACGGCCCTGCTGGCGCGCCGCCCCACGCGCCAGATCCTGGTGGCCACCATGCTCGTGCTGGCGGCCGGCAGCGTGGCCATGGCGGGGTCGCCGGCACTGGGCGCGCTGCTGTGTGTGCGCTTTGTCGTCGGTCTGGCGCATGGGGTGTTCATGGCCGTCGCTTCGCACGCGGCCACCAGCCTGGTCGACCCGTCCCGCGCGGGCAGGGCGCTATCCATCGTCTGGCTGGGCCTGACCCTGGCGCTGGCCGGCGGCGTGCCGCTGGGGACGTGGCTGGGCGCCGTCGCGTCGTGGCGCTGGGTGTTTACGGCCATCGGCGTGCTGGCCCTGTGCGGCGGCGCCGGCTTGCGCTGCGCCATGCCGGCCGCGCGCCAGCCGGCCGCCGCCACGCCGGCCCTGGCCAGCCTGCGCGCCATCCTGCAGCCGCCCCTGCTGCTGGCGGCCGGGGTGGCGGCGCTGGTCAGCGTGGCCACCTTCAGCTTTTTCACGTATGTGTCGCCGTTCCTGCTGCAAGTGGGCGGGCTCGATGCGGGCTGGCTGAGTGCCGCCATGCTGTGCTTTGGCGCGTGCGCCATCGGCGGCAACCTGCTGGGCGGCTGGTGCGCGGATCGCCCTTCCGCGTTGCGCGCCACCGTGCTGGCCCTGGCCGCGCTGGCGCTCAACCTGCTGGGCTTTTATGTGCTGCGCGCGCATCGGTTTGCCATGCTGGCCCTGTGCGGCACTTTGGGCATGCTGTTCTTTGCCCTCGTGACCCTGTCGACCATGCGCCTCCTGCGCCTGGCGCAGCGGCATTGCCCGGGCAGCGACGCGGTGGCGGCGGGCCTGAATATCGCCGCCTTCAATGCGGGCACGGCCGCCGGCGGTGCGCTGGGCGGTGTGCTGATCGTCGCCTTCGGCTTGCCCGGCATCGCCATCGGCGGCGCGCTGGCGGCGCTGCTGGCCATGCTGCTGCTGTGCTTCCAGTCGCGCAAACTAGACGCGCCGCTCTAG
- a CDS encoding RNA methyltransferase, with protein MNLPEINTSLFTRLRFILVETSRPGNIGGVARAMKTMGFSDLVLVNPRFPDALTDAEAVAFASGAQDILSGARIVGSIAEALEGCNYAAAVSARLREFSPPVTAPRAIAAQLAAGEDLHAAVIFGNERFGLPNEIVEQCNVLINIPANPEYSSLNLSQAAQVVAYECRVAALGDGQLASPVGFHGDAASLAQVDGMYDHLQQALVAIDFLDADNPKKLMPRLKRLFSRTGLETEEVNILRGIARHILAVAKKGP; from the coding sequence ATGAATCTGCCCGAAATCAACACGTCTCTTTTCACACGCCTGCGATTTATTCTTGTCGAAACTAGTCGTCCTGGCAACATTGGCGGCGTCGCGCGCGCCATGAAAACGATGGGGTTTTCCGATCTGGTGCTGGTCAACCCCCGCTTCCCCGATGCCTTGACGGATGCGGAAGCGGTGGCCTTTGCCAGCGGCGCGCAGGATATTCTGTCCGGCGCGCGCATCGTCGGCTCGATCGCCGAGGCGCTCGAAGGCTGCAATTACGCGGCGGCCGTGTCGGCCCGTCTGCGCGAATTCTCGCCGCCCGTCACGGCCCCGCGCGCCATCGCGGCCCAGCTGGCGGCCGGCGAAGACTTGCACGCGGCCGTCATCTTCGGCAACGAGCGCTTCGGCTTGCCCAACGAGATCGTCGAGCAGTGCAATGTGCTGATCAACATCCCCGCCAATCCCGAGTACTCGTCGCTGAACCTGTCGCAGGCGGCACAGGTCGTGGCCTATGAATGCCGCGTGGCGGCCCTCGGCGATGGGCAGCTCGCCAGCCCCGTCGGTTTTCATGGCGACGCGGCCAGCCTGGCGCAGGTCGACGGCATGTACGATCACTTGCAGCAGGCGCTGGTCGCCATCGATTTCCTCGATGCCGACAACCCGAAAAAGCTGATGCCGCGCTTAAAACGCCTGTTTTCGCGCACGGGGCTGGAGACGGAAGAAGTCAATATCTTGCGCGGCATCGCGCGCCATATCCTGGCGGTCGCCAAAAAAGGCCCATGA